Genomic DNA from Acidimicrobiales bacterium:
CGGCGGCAGCACGACCGCGTCATCGCCCGGATCGACCCCGGTGAGGGCGGCCAGGTAGTCGTGCACGGCGCCAGGGCCGGCACCGGCGGGGGCTTCGGCCCATGCGTCCACGACCTCCAGGCCGGCCTGGCGGACGAGGGCGGGCAGCCGGGCGCCCACGTCGGGATGGCGGGCGTCGGGCATCGACAGCGGTGCCCCGTCGATGCGGCCGGCGGATGTGATCGGCTCCTGGGCCACGACCCAGCCGGCCGGACGCACGGCGGCGCCCATCCGGCGCAGCACCGCCACTGGGTCGAGGACGTGCATGAGCACGAACCGGCAGAAGGCCAGGTCGACCGGCTCGGGAAGCAGCAGGTCCTCGCCCGACTGGGTCAGGGCGACGACCTGGGCATGGGCCGCCGCCGCCTGCGCCGTCTCGTCGCGCGAGCGCGGGTCGCTGTCGACGGCGTACACGCGGCCGTCGCGGCCCACCAGCTCCGCCAGCGCCACGGTGACGTCGCCGCCACCGGCGCCCACGTCGACGCACCGCCAGCCCTCGCGCAGCCCGAGGCGGTCGAGGGCGGTGGCGAGCGGCCTGCGGTACACGTCGTTGCGCAGGCCGAGCTCGATCACCACCGCATCATTGCCCGCCCGGGGCGCCGGCACCGCCCGCGCCGCGCCCGCGCCGGTCCACGAAGGCGAGGTTTCCTAGAGTCGGCCCGTCGTGGGGACGGACCTCCAGCGCGCGCTGCTCTCGTGGTCTGCGTCGGCGCGCCGCGACCTGCCGTGGCGGCGGACGCGGGACCCCTGGGCCGTCGTGGTGAGCGAGGTGATGCTCCAGCAGACGCAGGTGGTCCGGGTCGTGCCCCGGTACACCGCGTTCCTGCGGCGGTTCCCGACACCCGCGGCGTGCGCCGAGGCGCCGCTGGCCGACGTGGTCCGGGCGTGGGCTGGGCTCGGGTACAACCGGCGAGCCGTGAACCTCCGCCGCCTGGCGACGGCGGTGGTCGAGCGCCACGGAGGGCATCTGCCCGACGATCTGGCGTCGCTGGTGGCGCTGCCGGGCGTGGGCCCCTACACGGCGCGAGCGGTCCTCGCGTTCGCCTTCGAACGGGACGTGGGCGTGGTCGACGTCAATGCGGCGAGGGTGCTGGCTCGCACCGCTGGCCGCCCGGTCACGGCCGGCGAGCTCCAGGCGCGCGCCGACGCCCTGGTGCCGCCCGGGCAGGGGTGGGCGTGGAACCAGGCCGTGCTCGACCTGGGTGCGACCGTGTGCACCAAGCGGGCCCCGGGCTGCGCAAGCTGCCCGGTGGCGGCGTGGTGCGGCTGGCGGTCCTCGCCGGCCGGCGTCGACCCGGTGGTCGGCTCGGCAGGCACGGGCGGGACGCAGAGCCGGTTCTCCGGATCGGACCGCCAGGGGCGCGGACGCCTGGTGCACGCGCTGCGGACCGCTCCGGTGGCCTGGAGCGCGGTGGCCGAGGCGGCCGGGTGGCCCGGCGACGATGCGCGGGCGCGGCGGGTGGCGGCCACGCTCGTCGCCGACGGGCTGGCCTGCGACGACGGGGCGCTACTCCGCCTCCCCGGCACGTGACCGACCGACGGCCGGCCAAGGCCGCCTTCAGGGACACGCTCCGCCGCCCGATACCCTCTGTCATGGCTCACGCGTGGCTCGACGGCCTTCTGTCCGCCATGGAGTCGCAGGACGCGTCAGACCTCCACGTGAAGGTCGGCTCGCCGCCCCGGGTGCGCGTGCACGGCGACCTGCGGCGCCTCGAGGGCCAGCCGGTGCTCACCAGCGAGCTCACCGCGGAGATGGCAGCCGCCATCATGCGCCCCGAGGTGGCCGAGCAGTTCGCCACTCGCAACGAGGCCGACTTCGCCTACGCCGTTCCCGGCTCCGGCCGATTCCGCGTGAACGTCTTCCGCCAGCGGGGCTCGGTGGCGATGATCTTCCGCCGCGTGCGCACGTCGGCAGCCAGCTTCGCATCCCTCGGCCTGCCCGACGTGGTCGCCCGGCTGTCCAACGAGCACCGGGGGCTGGTGCTCGTCACCGGGCCGACCGGCTCGGGCAAGACCACCACCCTCGCCGCCATGATCGACCACATCAACCGCACGCGCGAGGTGCACATCGTCACCATCGAGGACCCGATCGAGGTCCTCCACCACGACGAGTTGGCCGAGATCAACCAGCGGGAGATCGGGTTCGACACCGACAACTTCGCGTCGGCCATGCGGGCCGCCATGCGCCAGGACCCCGACGTGATCCTCGTGGGCGAGATGCGCGACCAGGAGACGGTGGCCGCCGCCCTC
This window encodes:
- a CDS encoding methyltransferase domain-containing protein yields the protein MIELGLRNDVYRRPLATALDRLGLREGWRCVDVGAGGGDVTVALAELVGRDGRVYAVDSDPRSRDETAQAAAAHAQVVALTQSGEDLLLPEPVDLAFCRFVLMHVLDPVAVLRRMGAAVRPAGWVVAQEPITSAGRIDGAPLSMPDARHPDVGARLPALVRQAGLEVVDAWAEAPAGAGPGAVHDYLAALTGVDPGDDAVVLPPLVTVVARRPGSATGTS
- a CDS encoding A/G-specific adenine glycosylase, which encodes MGTDLQRALLSWSASARRDLPWRRTRDPWAVVVSEVMLQQTQVVRVVPRYTAFLRRFPTPAACAEAPLADVVRAWAGLGYNRRAVNLRRLATAVVERHGGHLPDDLASLVALPGVGPYTARAVLAFAFERDVGVVDVNAARVLARTAGRPVTAGELQARADALVPPGQGWAWNQAVLDLGATVCTKRAPGCASCPVAAWCGWRSSPAGVDPVVGSAGTGGTQSRFSGSDRQGRGRLVHALRTAPVAWSAVAEAAGWPGDDARARRVAATLVADGLACDDGALLRLPGT
- a CDS encoding PilT/PilU family type 4a pilus ATPase, whose protein sequence is MAHAWLDGLLSAMESQDASDLHVKVGSPPRVRVHGDLRRLEGQPVLTSELTAEMAAAIMRPEVAEQFATRNEADFAYAVPGSGRFRVNVFRQRGSVAMIFRRVRTSAASFASLGLPDVVARLSNEHRGLVLVTGPTGSGKTTTLAAMIDHINRTREVHIVTIEDPIEVLHHDELAEINQREIGFDTDNFASAMRAAMRQDPDVILVGEMRDQETVAAALSAAETGHLVFSTLHTIDATETVNRIVDFFPPHQQNQIRVALAGSLKGTICQRLVPTADGSGRVPALEVMVVNGRLQQCIVDPQRTGDIHEIVADGEYYGMQTFDQALVKLYQAGAIDLRGAMMTASNPHDLKVMLQQRGLVGTAASSAAR